One genomic region from Arthrobacter sp. FB24 encodes:
- a CDS encoding DUF4192 family protein translates to MTPPERPTPERLTISGPEDILGFIPHSLGYWPANSLVAMTMQGKRLGATLRVDLPRFDSRSGLRRFARTVRDYLEADQDADGSLLVLFSDEGWTEGPDAGPGAVSAGEPVEGTLAWLLVELEVELELSGRPVRDAWYVGEAFWRNAYCFDPSCCPFPGRSLDDIRDSRLNAEMVFRGSSVGEDPSAAAVCPPTAAHADAAVLESEQRWAKELAALRGSRSQFAKVLDVWGCVLAAEAGWLLPAGLAGYLRASLRIPHWRDAVLVMCAAGRQAADQGAEDFGIFEPDGDLPVVSPPLGGLPAAVPAEGAAGPVPGYGDVLLGMAPGSPRWDGMRSLEVILRQLGAAGGGEACAATLTGRGWIEWCRGRGSFAHALLDQALAVHPGYRLAELLSELISRGTLCGWAGRRDAAWQKFETDAA, encoded by the coding sequence ATGACACCTCCGGAACGACCGACTCCAGAACGACTGACCATCTCAGGCCCAGAGGACATCCTGGGCTTCATTCCGCACTCCCTTGGGTACTGGCCGGCCAACAGCCTGGTGGCCATGACCATGCAGGGCAAACGCCTGGGCGCCACGCTGCGCGTGGATTTGCCCCGATTCGATTCCCGTTCCGGGCTGCGCCGTTTTGCGCGCACTGTCAGGGACTACCTTGAAGCCGACCAAGACGCCGACGGTTCCCTGCTGGTGCTTTTCAGCGACGAAGGATGGACTGAGGGCCCGGATGCCGGCCCTGGCGCCGTCTCCGCCGGGGAGCCGGTGGAGGGCACGTTGGCGTGGCTGCTGGTAGAGCTGGAGGTCGAGCTGGAACTGTCCGGGCGTCCTGTCCGAGACGCCTGGTATGTCGGGGAGGCCTTCTGGCGGAACGCGTATTGCTTTGATCCGTCCTGCTGCCCGTTTCCCGGGCGTTCGTTGGACGACATCAGGGACAGCCGGCTAAACGCCGAGATGGTCTTCCGGGGGAGCAGCGTGGGAGAGGACCCTTCTGCCGCAGCCGTTTGCCCGCCCACGGCGGCGCACGCCGATGCGGCAGTGCTGGAATCCGAACAGCGGTGGGCCAAGGAACTTGCGGCACTGCGGGGGAGCCGGTCCCAGTTCGCGAAGGTCCTGGATGTCTGGGGTTGCGTGCTGGCGGCTGAAGCGGGCTGGCTGCTTCCGGCCGGGCTGGCGGGGTACCTGCGTGCTTCCCTTCGTATTCCCCACTGGCGTGACGCTGTGCTGGTGATGTGTGCGGCGGGCCGGCAGGCCGCGGACCAGGGCGCTGAGGACTTCGGGATCTTCGAGCCGGACGGCGACCTGCCGGTGGTGTCGCCGCCCCTGGGAGGACTACCGGCGGCGGTCCCGGCTGAGGGTGCCGCCGGCCCGGTTCCCGGCTACGGGGATGTGCTGCTGGGGATGGCGCCGGGTTCCCCCCGCTGGGACGGGATGCGGTCGCTGGAGGTCATCCTGCGGCAGCTCGGTGCGGCGGGCGGGGGCGAAGCCTGTGCGGCGACCCTGACAGGACGGGGCTGGATTGAGTGGTGCCGCGGCAGGGGGTCGTTTGCGCACGCGCTGCTGGACCAGGCCCTCGCGGTGCACCCCGGATACCGGCTGGCTGAACTTCTGTCGGAACTCATCAGCCGGGGGACGCTGTGCGGATGGGCCGGGCGTCGTGATGCCGCCTGGCAGAAGTTCGAAACGGATGCGGCCTAG
- a CDS encoding RNA polymerase sigma factor, with the protein MTPSSAKKEPADQAELSPEEKKAATSAKRAATRAANKAVKDATSAEGGAPAKPEPKKRGPKPGAKAAAEAAGKTRTSDDDDTEDVELDEDLDDVTPDPSELTEEEAASKTGAAATGTGFVYSDADDDDAPVQQVMSAGATADPVKDYLKQIGKVALLNAEQEVDLALRIEAGLFAEEKIAADDGSMDPKLKRELEFVIHDGKRAKNHLLEANLRLVVSLAKRYTGRGMLFLDLIQEGNLGLIRAVEKFDYTKGFKFSTYATWWIRQAITRAMADQARTIRIPVHMVEVINKLARVQRQMLQDLGREPTPEELALELDMTPEKVVEVQKYGREPISLHTPLGEDGDSEFGDLIEDSEAVVPADAVSFTLLQEQLHSVLDTLSEREAGVVAMRFGLTDGQPKTLDEIGKVYGVTRERIRQIESKTMSKLRHPSRSQVLRDYLD; encoded by the coding sequence GTGACCCCGTCTTCCGCGAAGAAGGAACCCGCCGACCAGGCCGAATTGTCCCCTGAGGAGAAGAAGGCGGCGACGAGCGCCAAGCGTGCCGCCACGCGTGCAGCCAATAAGGCTGTCAAAGATGCTACTTCTGCCGAGGGCGGCGCCCCGGCAAAACCCGAGCCCAAAAAGCGCGGACCCAAGCCCGGCGCCAAGGCTGCCGCCGAGGCCGCCGGCAAGACGCGCACGTCGGACGACGACGATACAGAGGACGTCGAACTGGATGAAGATCTGGACGACGTGACTCCGGATCCATCGGAGCTGACCGAGGAGGAAGCCGCCAGCAAGACCGGCGCTGCCGCCACCGGCACCGGCTTCGTGTATTCCGATGCCGATGACGACGACGCCCCGGTCCAGCAGGTCATGTCGGCCGGCGCCACCGCCGACCCCGTCAAGGACTACCTGAAGCAGATCGGCAAGGTTGCCCTGCTGAACGCTGAACAGGAAGTGGACCTTGCGCTCCGGATCGAGGCGGGCTTGTTCGCCGAAGAGAAGATCGCGGCGGACGACGGTTCCATGGATCCGAAGCTCAAGCGTGAGCTCGAATTCGTCATCCACGACGGCAAGCGCGCCAAGAACCACCTGCTGGAGGCCAACCTCCGTCTCGTTGTCTCGCTGGCCAAGCGCTACACCGGCCGCGGCATGCTGTTCCTGGATCTCATCCAGGAAGGCAACCTTGGCCTCATCCGTGCAGTCGAGAAATTTGACTACACCAAGGGCTTCAAGTTCTCTACCTACGCCACGTGGTGGATCCGCCAGGCCATTACCCGTGCCATGGCCGACCAGGCCCGCACCATCCGCATCCCGGTGCACATGGTGGAAGTCATCAACAAGCTGGCCCGTGTCCAGCGCCAGATGCTGCAGGACCTCGGCCGCGAACCTACGCCTGAGGAGCTGGCCCTCGAGCTGGACATGACCCCCGAGAAAGTCGTGGAAGTCCAGAAGTACGGCCGCGAGCCGATCTCGCTGCACACCCCCCTGGGCGAGGACGGCGACTCCGAGTTCGGTGACCTCATCGAGGACTCCGAGGCTGTGGTTCCTGCCGACGCGGTCAGCTTCACCCTGCTGCAGGAACAGCTCCACTCGGTTCTGGACACGTTGTCCGAGCGCGAAGCCGGCGTTGTCGCCATGCGGTTCGGCCTGACCGACGGACAGCCGAAGACTTTAGACGAAATCGGCAAGGTCTACGGAGTGACGCGCGAGCGTATCCGCCAGATCGAATCCAAGACGATGTCCAAGCTGCGGCACCCGTCCCGGTCCCAGGTCCTGCGGGACTACCTGGACTAA
- a CDS encoding DUF7455 domain-containing protein: MTTAVADRTLNALDRCDRCGAQAYVRVVLESSGGELLFCGHHARAVEATLKPLSSDWHDETGRLHEKPTVSVD; encoded by the coding sequence ATGACAACAGCAGTTGCGGACCGCACGCTCAACGCACTGGACCGGTGCGATCGTTGCGGAGCACAGGCGTACGTCCGGGTTGTTCTCGAGTCCTCCGGCGGGGAGCTGCTCTTCTGCGGCCACCACGCTCGGGCAGTCGAAGCGACGCTCAAGCCGCTGAGTTCCGACTGGCACGACGAGACCGGCCGGCTCCACGAGAAGCCCACGGTATCGGTGGACTAA
- a CDS encoding DNA gyrase/topoisomerase IV subunit B produces the protein MAPSSDYTARHLSVLEGLEAVRKRPGMYIGSTDSRGLMHCLWEIIDNSVDEALAGFGHDIKIILHADNSVEIHDDGRGIPIDVEPKTGLTGVEVVFTKLHAGGKFGGGSYTASGGLHGVGASVVNALSSRLDVEVDRGGKTYKMSFRRGEPGRFKDPGTKPDPAAAFEPFVNDSVLDVVGKAKRGVTGTRIRYWADRQIFTPDAKFSYDELAARARQTSFLIPGLKLTVRDQRRIAGTPGELAGHEEIFHHDGGISEFVDFLAADPAVTDTWRLHGSGKFKETVPVLDERGHSQLAEVERDCEVDVALRWGIGYDSTVRSFVNIISTPKGGTHQSGFEQALVKTFRKAVETNARKLKAGNDKIEKDDIFAGLTAVLTVRLAEPQFEGQTKEILGTSAVRAIVARVVEKEINAKLNSANRNDKAQSALLLEKIVSEMKSRISARVHKETQRRKNALETSSMPTKLADCRTDDVARSELFIVEGDSALGTAKLARSSDFQALLPIRGKILNVQKASVGDMLSNAECAALIQVVGAGSGRSFDISAARYGKVILMTDADVDGAHIRTLLLTLFFRYMRPMIDEGRVFAAVPPLHRVEVINAGQKANEMIYTYSEAELHVLLARLAKEGKRYKEPIQRYKGLGEMDAEQLAETTMDPRHRTLRKVGIENAKQAEETFDLLMGSDVAPRKDFIIAGAAGLDRERIDA, from the coding sequence GTGGCACCAAGTTCTGATTACACCGCCCGGCACCTGTCTGTACTGGAAGGCCTCGAGGCCGTCCGCAAGCGCCCGGGCATGTACATCGGTTCCACCGACTCCCGAGGCTTGATGCACTGCCTGTGGGAGATCATCGACAACTCCGTCGACGAGGCACTGGCCGGGTTCGGGCACGACATCAAGATCATCCTGCACGCCGACAACTCGGTGGAGATCCATGATGACGGACGAGGCATCCCCATTGACGTCGAACCCAAGACCGGACTGACCGGCGTCGAGGTTGTGTTCACCAAGTTGCACGCCGGCGGAAAATTCGGCGGCGGCTCCTACACGGCGTCCGGCGGCCTGCACGGCGTGGGCGCTTCGGTGGTCAATGCGCTCTCCTCCCGGCTGGACGTGGAAGTGGACCGCGGCGGCAAGACGTACAAAATGTCCTTCCGGCGCGGCGAACCGGGGCGGTTCAAGGACCCGGGCACGAAGCCCGATCCCGCGGCGGCATTCGAACCGTTCGTCAATGACTCCGTCCTCGACGTCGTGGGTAAAGCCAAGCGCGGCGTCACCGGCACCCGGATCCGCTACTGGGCCGACCGCCAGATCTTCACCCCGGACGCCAAATTCTCATATGACGAGCTGGCCGCCCGGGCCCGGCAGACTTCCTTCCTCATCCCGGGCCTTAAACTGACCGTCCGCGATCAGCGGCGGATTGCGGGCACCCCGGGCGAGCTGGCCGGCCACGAGGAAATCTTCCACCACGATGGCGGCATCTCCGAGTTCGTCGACTTCCTCGCAGCGGATCCCGCGGTCACCGACACCTGGCGGCTGCACGGCTCGGGGAAGTTCAAGGAAACCGTTCCGGTCCTGGACGAGCGCGGCCACAGCCAGCTGGCCGAGGTCGAGCGCGACTGTGAAGTGGACGTGGCCCTTCGCTGGGGAATCGGCTACGACAGCACGGTCCGCAGCTTCGTCAACATCATCTCCACTCCCAAGGGCGGGACGCACCAGTCGGGCTTCGAGCAGGCGCTGGTGAAGACCTTCCGCAAGGCCGTGGAGACAAACGCCCGCAAGCTCAAGGCCGGCAACGACAAGATCGAAAAAGATGACATTTTCGCGGGGCTGACTGCCGTGCTGACAGTGCGCCTGGCTGAGCCGCAGTTCGAGGGCCAGACCAAGGAGATCCTCGGCACGTCCGCGGTCCGGGCGATTGTTGCCCGGGTGGTGGAGAAGGAAATCAACGCGAAACTGAACTCGGCCAACCGCAATGACAAGGCGCAGTCCGCCCTTCTCCTGGAAAAAATCGTCAGCGAGATGAAGTCCCGCATTTCGGCGCGGGTGCACAAGGAGACGCAGCGGCGCAAGAACGCGCTGGAGACGTCATCGATGCCCACGAAGCTCGCCGATTGCCGCACCGATGACGTGGCGCGGTCGGAATTGTTCATTGTCGAGGGCGATTCCGCGCTGGGTACCGCAAAGCTGGCTCGTTCCTCGGACTTCCAGGCACTGCTGCCGATCCGGGGCAAGATCCTCAACGTCCAGAAGGCCTCGGTGGGGGACATGCTGTCAAACGCCGAGTGCGCGGCGCTGATCCAAGTGGTGGGTGCCGGGTCCGGGCGCAGCTTCGACATCAGTGCCGCACGCTACGGCAAAGTGATCCTCATGACCGACGCCGATGTGGACGGCGCCCACATCCGCACGCTGCTTCTCACCCTCTTCTTCCGCTACATGCGGCCCATGATCGATGAGGGCAGGGTGTTCGCCGCCGTGCCGCCGCTGCACCGGGTGGAGGTCATCAATGCCGGGCAGAAGGCCAACGAGATGATCTACACCTACTCCGAGGCCGAACTCCACGTCCTGCTGGCCAGGCTGGCCAAGGAGGGGAAGCGCTACAAGGAGCCCATCCAGCGCTACAAGGGCCTGGGTGAAATGGACGCCGAACAGCTGGCGGAGACCACCATGGACCCGCGCCACCGGACACTGCGCAAGGTGGGGATCGAAAACGCCAAACAGGCGGAGGAAACGTTCGACCTGCTAATGGGCTCCGATGTCGCGCCGCGCAAGGACTTCATCATCGCCGGTGCTGCGGGCCTGGACCGGGAGCGGATCGACGCCTGA
- a CDS encoding M56 family metallopeptidase: MFWTSYLLAVLAIVLAWPVPILLSRAQWPARSPFTAMLLWQAIGLAGGLSMIGAMLVYGLEPIGDNLLAGLRGLAGMVLFDAPTTALGFWHLFALSAAALLTAHLVFTLLLTYYRIERQRRRHRELLALLASPSTDGPGTVVINHDSPVAYCLPGGARSVTVLSDGLMAALEPAELRAVLIHENAHLSQRHHLLLWAFAAWRQALPWLPTTRLAQEAVSSLIEMLADDVALKTESKATLIKAIAIVASGPSGVPASRVGFNGAGLPSAADGIVDGGIQGASGGAGSAGTTASRVSRLLSPQDPLPAPLRGLVLAGCLLLLALPTALLIVPGLLG, translated from the coding sequence ATGTTCTGGACCTCATATTTGCTGGCGGTCCTGGCGATAGTCCTGGCGTGGCCGGTGCCTATCCTCCTTTCGCGCGCGCAATGGCCGGCCCGATCACCTTTCACCGCCATGCTGCTCTGGCAGGCGATCGGCCTCGCCGGCGGCCTGTCAATGATCGGCGCCATGCTGGTTTACGGGCTCGAGCCGATCGGTGACAATCTCCTGGCCGGACTGCGCGGTCTGGCCGGCATGGTCCTTTTCGATGCGCCCACGACGGCACTGGGGTTCTGGCACCTTTTCGCGCTGTCGGCAGCGGCCCTCCTCACCGCGCACCTCGTGTTTACCCTGCTGCTGACCTACTACCGGATCGAACGCCAGCGCAGGCGCCACCGCGAACTCCTGGCGCTTCTGGCGTCACCGTCGACGGACGGTCCGGGAACCGTGGTCATCAACCACGATTCACCCGTGGCGTACTGCCTCCCCGGCGGCGCCCGCTCCGTCACCGTCCTGAGCGACGGCCTGATGGCGGCGCTGGAGCCTGCAGAGCTTCGCGCCGTCCTGATCCACGAGAACGCCCACCTGAGCCAGCGCCACCACCTCCTGCTGTGGGCTTTCGCGGCGTGGCGCCAGGCCCTCCCCTGGCTGCCGACCACCCGACTAGCCCAGGAAGCCGTGAGCTCCCTGATCGAAATGCTCGCTGACGACGTCGCCCTGAAGACCGAAAGCAAAGCCACACTGATCAAGGCGATCGCCATCGTTGCCAGCGGACCAAGCGGTGTGCCCGCCAGCCGGGTGGGGTTCAACGGCGCCGGACTTCCGTCGGCAGCAGATGGAATAGTCGACGGCGGCATCCAGGGAGCGTCCGGCGGTGCCGGTTCTGCCGGCACCACGGCATCCAGGGTCAGCCGGCTGCTGTCTCCCCAGGACCCGCTGCCGGCTCCGCTGCGGGGCCTTGTCCTCGCAGGCTGCCTGCTGCTGCTGGCATTGCCCACAGCCCTGCTGATTGTCCCCGGGCTGCTCGGCTAG
- a CDS encoding BlaI/MecI/CopY family transcriptional regulator, whose amino-acid sequence MASLGELERAVMDLLWAGQEAATANTLRDLLAQSTQAQGGTAGHEGKDLAVTTVLTVLSRLEKKGLVERERGTRPHRYQAVSSRADHTAELMHEVLGSAPDREAVLARFIGSVTESEAETLRKLLGHI is encoded by the coding sequence ATGGCAAGTCTTGGTGAACTGGAACGGGCAGTGATGGATCTGCTCTGGGCAGGTCAGGAAGCGGCCACCGCGAACACCCTGAGGGACCTGCTGGCGCAGAGCACCCAGGCCCAGGGCGGCACCGCCGGCCACGAAGGCAAGGACCTCGCCGTGACCACGGTCCTGACTGTGCTGTCACGCCTGGAGAAGAAGGGGCTTGTGGAACGCGAACGCGGCACACGTCCCCACCGCTATCAGGCCGTGTCCAGCCGGGCGGACCACACCGCCGAACTCATGCATGAGGTTCTGGGATCGGCGCCGGACCGCGAAGCTGTCCTCGCCCGCTTTATTGGGTCCGTCACCGAAAGTGAAGCCGAAACGCTGCGCAAACTGCTTGGCCACATCTAA
- a CDS encoding cytochrome ubiquinol oxidase subunit I — MDALEIARWQFGITTVYHFMMVPLTIGLGLVVAVMQTVWYRTGKPEYLRMTKFWGKLFLINFIMGVATGIVQEFQFGMAWSEYSRFVGDVFGAPLALEALLAFFVESTFLGLWIFGWKQLKRGVHLACLWIAVVGSVFSAYFIIVANSWMQHPVGVEMINGRPVMTDAWAVFTNNTALVAVPHTLFGALAVAGGFLLGIAWYHLWRRRHDGIDTVGPDGKVIPGEADIPGRDKADHKVWLRSLRIGAVVAMISFAGTALTGDLQGKLMFEQQPMKMAAAEAACHDGTGFSVLSVGNLGSKNCDDIVAVIEVPGILSFLAKGDFTTEVKGVNSLLDQYKADYGTHLPDNPIYGDRAGQEIEYVPVMEVTYWGFRMMIGFGGLAALAALVALWLTRKGTVPASRGLMRLAVFGIMAPFGANAAGWIFTEMGRQPFVVAPNPDPSGIDQVFMFTAAAVSPGVSAGELLTSLVVLTAVYAVLLVVEVKLLVKYIRGGVVSAMPELAHAPADENEDATPGPGTGKPGGSDDVLAFAY; from the coding sequence TTGGACGCTTTGGAAATCGCACGCTGGCAATTCGGAATCACCACCGTTTACCACTTCATGATGGTCCCGCTGACCATCGGGCTGGGCCTCGTGGTGGCAGTCATGCAGACGGTCTGGTACCGCACCGGCAAGCCGGAGTACCTGCGCATGACCAAGTTCTGGGGGAAGCTCTTCCTTATCAACTTCATCATGGGCGTCGCCACCGGCATCGTGCAGGAGTTCCAGTTCGGGATGGCGTGGAGCGAGTACAGCCGCTTCGTCGGTGACGTGTTCGGGGCGCCGCTGGCGCTCGAGGCACTGCTGGCCTTCTTCGTGGAATCCACTTTCCTGGGGCTGTGGATCTTCGGCTGGAAGCAGCTCAAGCGTGGAGTCCACCTGGCCTGCCTCTGGATTGCCGTCGTGGGATCCGTGTTCTCCGCGTACTTCATCATCGTGGCAAACAGCTGGATGCAGCATCCCGTCGGCGTGGAAATGATCAACGGCCGCCCGGTCATGACTGACGCCTGGGCGGTCTTCACCAACAACACCGCCCTCGTCGCGGTACCGCACACCCTCTTCGGCGCCTTGGCCGTAGCCGGCGGCTTCCTGCTGGGCATTGCCTGGTACCACCTCTGGCGCCGGCGCCACGACGGCATCGACACCGTTGGCCCGGACGGCAAGGTCATTCCCGGCGAAGCGGACATCCCCGGCCGGGACAAGGCTGACCACAAGGTCTGGCTCCGCTCGCTGCGGATCGGCGCCGTCGTCGCCATGATTTCATTCGCCGGCACGGCCCTCACCGGCGACCTCCAAGGCAAGCTGATGTTCGAACAGCAGCCCATGAAGATGGCCGCGGCCGAGGCCGCGTGCCACGACGGCACCGGCTTCTCCGTCCTGAGCGTCGGCAACCTCGGTTCGAAGAACTGTGACGACATCGTCGCCGTCATCGAGGTTCCCGGGATCCTGTCCTTCCTCGCCAAGGGCGACTTCACCACCGAGGTGAAGGGCGTCAACAGCCTGCTGGACCAGTACAAGGCCGACTACGGAACCCACCTACCGGACAACCCCATCTACGGCGACCGGGCAGGGCAGGAAATCGAGTACGTTCCGGTCATGGAGGTGACCTACTGGGGCTTCCGGATGATGATCGGTTTCGGCGGCCTGGCTGCCCTCGCGGCACTTGTGGCCCTCTGGCTGACCCGCAAGGGCACCGTGCCGGCGTCGCGTGGACTGATGCGGCTCGCAGTATTCGGCATCATGGCACCGTTCGGCGCTAACGCGGCCGGCTGGATCTTTACCGAAATGGGACGCCAGCCGTTCGTGGTGGCGCCCAACCCCGACCCCAGTGGGATCGACCAGGTGTTCATGTTCACCGCCGCGGCTGTTTCACCGGGCGTTTCCGCCGGGGAACTGCTCACCTCCCTGGTGGTCCTGACCGCCGTGTATGCCGTGCTGCTGGTGGTGGAAGTGAAACTCCTCGTGAA